One Streptomyces fagopyri DNA window includes the following coding sequences:
- a CDS encoding coiled-coil domain-containing protein produces the protein MSDTSPYGFELVRRGYDRAQVDERISKLVSDRDSALARITALEKRIEELHLETQNAQAQVTDAEPSYAGLGARVEKILRLAEEEAKDLREEARRASEQHRELAESAAQQVRNDAESFAADRKSKADDEGVRIVEKAKTDASQLRQEAQKDAQSKREEADALFEETRAKAAQAAADFETNLAKRREQSERDLASRQAKAEKRLAEIEHRAEQLRLEAEKLRTDAERRARQTVETAQRQAEDIVADANAKADRIRSESERELAALTNRRDSINAQLTNVREMLATLTGAAVAAASTPAEDEPISRGVPAQQSR, from the coding sequence ATGAGCGACACTTCCCCCTACGGCTTCGAGCTTGTGCGGCGTGGGTACGACCGCGCTCAGGTGGACGAACGCATTTCGAAGCTCGTCTCCGACCGTGACAGCGCTCTGGCCCGTATCACTGCTCTCGAGAAGCGCATCGAGGAGCTCCACCTCGAAACGCAGAACGCCCAGGCCCAGGTCACCGACGCCGAACCGTCGTACGCGGGTCTCGGCGCGCGGGTCGAGAAGATCCTCCGCCTCGCCGAGGAGGAGGCGAAGGATCTGCGCGAGGAGGCCCGTCGCGCGTCCGAGCAGCACCGCGAGCTCGCCGAGTCGGCCGCGCAGCAGGTCCGCAACGATGCAGAATCGTTCGCTGCGGACCGCAAGTCCAAGGCGGACGACGAGGGCGTCCGGATCGTCGAGAAGGCCAAGACCGACGCCTCTCAGCTGCGCCAGGAGGCGCAGAAGGACGCCCAGTCCAAGCGCGAGGAGGCGGACGCCCTCTTCGAGGAGACCCGCGCGAAGGCCGCGCAGGCCGCCGCCGACTTCGAGACGAACCTCGCCAAGCGCCGCGAGCAGTCCGAGCGTGACCTGGCCTCGCGTCAGGCCAAGGCCGAGAAGCGCCTCGCGGAGATCGAGCACCGCGCGGAGCAGCTCCGCCTGGAGGCCGAGAAGCTGCGTACGGACGCCGAGCGCCGCGCCCGCCAGACGGTGGAGACGGCTCAGCGCCAGGCCGAGGACATCGTGGCCGACGCGAACGCCAAGGCCGACCGCATCCGCTCGGAGTCCGAGCGCGAGCTGGCGGCGCTGACGAACCGTCGCGACTCCATCAACGCGCAGCTCACGAACGTCCGCGAGATGCTCGCGACGCTCACGGGCGCCGCGGTGGCCGCCGCGAGCACGCCTGCCGAGGACGAGCCGATCTCCCGCGGGGTTCCGGCCCAGCAGTCCCGGTAA
- a CDS encoding ABC transporter permease, with translation MAASQVLRSEWTKIRSVASTVWTLGLAFVVTIALGFLISLLSKNEFDKMNTKDRLSFDPTYISFAGMSLGQLAMIVFGVLVVGNEYSTGMIRTSLAAVPQRATFLFSKVAVATGLAFVIGIITSFVAFFLGQATLGTHRASIGDHGVLRAVIGGGLYMTLIAVFSMGVATMLRSPMLSLGILMPFFFLISNILGAVSATKKIGRYLPDQAGSKIMRVVTPIGDDTPYGPWGGLAIMALWVVAALLGGYALLKRRDA, from the coding sequence ATGGCCGCCTCGCAGGTCCTCAGGTCCGAGTGGACCAAGATCCGGTCCGTCGCGTCCACGGTCTGGACACTCGGCCTGGCCTTCGTCGTCACGATCGCGCTCGGCTTCCTGATCTCGCTGCTGTCCAAGAACGAGTTCGACAAGATGAACACGAAGGACCGGCTCTCCTTCGACCCGACGTACATCAGCTTCGCCGGGATGAGCCTCGGTCAGCTCGCGATGATCGTGTTCGGGGTGCTCGTGGTCGGCAACGAGTACAGCACCGGCATGATCCGCACCTCGCTCGCCGCGGTCCCCCAGCGGGCCACGTTCCTCTTCAGCAAGGTCGCGGTGGCGACGGGGCTCGCCTTCGTGATCGGCATCATCACCAGCTTCGTCGCGTTCTTCCTCGGCCAGGCGACGCTCGGTACGCACCGGGCGTCGATCGGCGACCACGGGGTGCTGCGCGCGGTGATCGGCGGCGGGCTGTACATGACGCTGATCGCGGTGTTCTCGATGGGCGTGGCGACGATGCTGCGCAGTCCGATGCTCTCGCTCGGCATCCTGATGCCGTTCTTCTTCCTCATCTCCAACATCCTCGGCGCGGTCTCGGCGACCAAGAAGATCGGCCGCTATCTGCCCGACCAGGCCGGCAGCAAGATCATGCGGGTGGTGACCCCGATCGGCGACGACACGCCGTACGGGCCCTGGGGCGGCCTCGCGATCATGGCCCTGTGGGTGGTCGCCGCGCTCCTCGGCGGCTACGCGCTGCTCAAGAGGCGGGACGCCTAG
- a CDS encoding ABC transporter ATP-binding protein, which translates to MIELEGLTKRYGEKVAVDQLSFTVRPGIVTGFLGPNGAGKSTTMRMMLGLDRPTAGDVRIDGQHYDHLKDPLKYIGALLDAKAMHGGRSAFNHLLCLAQSNGIPRARVDEVLDTVGLTAVARKKAKGFSLGMGQRLGIAGALLGDPRILMFDEPVNGLDPEGIHWIRNLMKSLAAQGRTVFVSSHLMSEMALTADHLVVIGQGRLLADTSMADFIQRNSRSYVRIRTPQRERLLDVLHEAGITVVESGSGALEVDGGKSEQIGELAARHQLVLHELSPQQASLEEAFMQLTAESVEYHAHSDTPPREWGGDWRKET; encoded by the coding sequence ATGATCGAGCTCGAGGGGCTGACCAAACGGTACGGCGAGAAGGTGGCGGTCGATCAGCTGTCCTTCACTGTCAGACCCGGCATCGTGACGGGGTTCCTCGGGCCCAACGGCGCCGGCAAGTCCACCACCATGCGGATGATGCTCGGGCTCGACCGGCCCACCGCGGGCGACGTACGGATCGACGGACAGCACTACGACCATCTCAAGGACCCGCTGAAGTACATCGGCGCCCTGCTCGACGCCAAGGCCATGCACGGTGGCCGCAGCGCCTTCAACCACCTCCTCTGTCTCGCGCAGAGCAACGGCATCCCGAGGGCGCGGGTGGACGAGGTCCTCGACACGGTGGGACTGACCGCGGTCGCGCGGAAGAAGGCCAAGGGCTTCTCGCTCGGCATGGGCCAGCGGCTCGGCATCGCGGGCGCGCTGCTCGGCGACCCGCGGATCCTGATGTTCGACGAGCCGGTCAACGGCCTCGATCCCGAGGGCATCCACTGGATCCGCAACCTGATGAAGTCGCTGGCCGCGCAGGGGCGGACGGTGTTCGTGTCCAGTCACCTCATGAGCGAGATGGCGCTGACCGCCGACCACCTCGTCGTCATCGGACAGGGCCGGCTGCTCGCCGACACCTCCATGGCCGACTTCATCCAGCGCAACTCCCGGTCGTACGTCCGGATCCGCACCCCGCAGCGCGAACGGCTGCTCGATGTGCTGCACGAGGCCGGGATCACCGTCGTCGAGAGCGGCAGCGGCGCCCTGGAGGTGGACGGCGGCAAGTCCGAGCAGATCGGTGAGCTGGCCGCACGTCACCAGCTGGTGCTGCACGAGCTGAGTCCCCAGCAGGCCTCTCTGGAGGAGGCCTTCATGCAGCTGACCGCGGAGTCGGTGGAATACCACGCGCACTCCGACACCCCGCCCCGGGAATGGGGCGGCGACTGGCGGAAGGAGACCTGA